The genomic window ACCGCTACCATGCCTACGGTAAAAGATAATACTGAAAAACTAAAAAATAAAAGCCTTGCTGATTTCAGAAACTTCAGCTTTGCAATCAGAACATCTACTCTACGGTACTTAGAAAACACACGAGGGTGAATCATCTTTAACACAACTCCTTATAAGTAACAATAAATTCTTATACTCTATAAAAAGTATTATGTCGATAATATTACCCATATATTGTGCAATTGGCGATTTTTAATACATAGTAATAATTGATATTGAGTTATTCTTTATAGCACTATCATCCCAGATGATAGTATTCGGGGTAGCGGCTAGTGAATTGACATCAAAAATTTGCTTTCGGCTATTAGGTTGGCGTTTAAAACAGGAAACGCATTTAGAGGGTCGTTTCCTTCCCAGGTAAAACGCAATACGGTTCACTTAAGAAAATTGTAGGTTGGGTAGAACGAAGTGAAACCCAACAAAGTCACGGAAGTGTTGGGTTTCGTTCCTTAACCCAACCTACGCAGAAGTTGAGTTTTAGGCTTAACTGAACTGTATTGAGGTAAAACGTCGATTGTCGATAATATCTTGAATCTCTTGGGAAACGTTTAATAAGAAGTTGTAACGAATTCGTCGCGATTGATTTATAGTATCTCAATTAAGAAGATTTTCAAATTCTCTAACGGAAACTATTTGCATTCCACCTTGATACCAACATTGATATTTAAATCTTCCTCAAAGACTAATGCTCTCTAAATAGTATCCATGCAGTCTCAAGTTTAATTTGCCCATTGGGGATTTTCTGGTGTATCCGCTCTTACCAGTCCTTTGTAAGCTTGTCGTTTACCGTAAAATACTTGACTTACCTTAGTGCGAAACTGTAGCCTCAAACTACCCTTATCACTGCTTATAGGAACATGGGATAATTTACCACAACCCTCACTACTACGCTTTTTTGCGTAAATTTCGCAAAACTTGAGTAAAAAAAAGCAAATTAATTAATTATGGTTACTAGGATATATGATAATTCACACTTCGATGAAAGCACTAACGGGGTTGTTGTAATGGTCGAGCCATACAGCCAAAAAGAGCAAATACAGCAGGTTGTCTACCGCATTTTAGATGCTAATTTAGACCGCGCTCGTGAAGGCTTGCGAATTATTGAGGAATGGTGTCGCTTTGGATTGAATAATGCCCAGTTGGCTTTTGAATGCAAGCGCTTGCGACAAGAGGTAGCCAAGTTGCATACCCCGGAATTGCGGGCGGCGCGAGATACACCAGGCGATCCTGGAACTGAGTTAACCCATCCTCAGGAAGAACAACGAGCTAGTATAAAATCAGTATTGCAAGCTAACTTTTGCCGCATAGAAGAAGCATTGCGGGTACTGGAAGAATACGGCAAGCTTTACCACCCAACTATGGCTAAAGCTTGTAAGCAAATGCGCTATCAGGTTTATACCCTAGAAAGTAGTTTAATGGGTCATCAGCGCCATCAATTGTTGTGGCGATCGCGTTTGTATCTTGTTACTTCCCCTAGTGAAAATTTGTTGAACAACGTCGAAGCCGCACTTAAAGGTGGATTAACGCTTTTACAATACCGCGACAAAACCGCCGATGATTCTTTGCGTTTGGAACAAGCTAGAAAACTCCGGCAGTTATGCCATATCTATGGTGCTTTGTTCATTGTTAACGATCGCGTGGATCTGGCTTTAGCAGTCGATGCAGATGGGGTGCATCTGGGACAACAAGATATGCCCATTGCTGTTGCTCGGCAATTACTCGGTTCGCAGCGTTTGATAGGTCTTTCTACCACAAATAAAGAAGAAATGCAAGGAGCAATTGCTGAAGCTGTAGATTACATTGGGGTAGGGCCAGTTTATGAAACTCCCACGAAAGTAGGTAAGGCAGCAACAAGTTTAGAATATGTCAGCTATGCTGCCAAAAATTGCTCAATTCCCTGGTTTGCTATTGGGGGAATAGATGCCAATAACGTTAATGATGTGATCGATGCCGGAGCCGAACGTGTAGCGGTGGTGCGATCGGTCATGCAAGCCGAACAGCCTACCCTAGTAACACAATATTTCCTCTCCCAACTCAATCGCATTAAACCAGAACCTTTATAAATTCTAAATTCAAAATGGTTTTCTGCAACTTAGCACAAACGATGAAAAACTAGCCTCCAATGCCCAATGCCCAATTTCCAACATGACTTATGTCCAATGAAATTACGGTTCAGGTAAATGGGGAAACCCATAGCTGCTCGTTTCAAACTTCTTTACCCGATTTGCTCCAACAGTTGGGTTTTAATCCCCGCTTGGTGGCTGTAGAATATAACGGCGAAATTTTACACCGCCAGTTTTGGCCGCAAACAAAAGTGCAACCAGGCGATCGCTTAGAAGTGGTAACTATTGTCGGTGGTGGTTAGTTAATTTGAGCCAGCAAGCCCACATCCTTGAGGCTACGTCGTGTAATCTCGATCCGGGCGGGTGCATCCTCTGCTTTATAGATAAATGTTGAGAGATCGCTGTTAGCGGGTTAATCTCAGACAGAATGCTTGACAAGCCTACAACATTAAGAAACTTGAGAGATTGTCTAGTTACCAGTCTGAGACTGGGAACGCCGTTCTAGAGGCTCCGCCTCCCTTGCTGGCGGCAGAGCCGCAATGAAAAAGCATTTCCAGCACAGAGGCTGGAAACGAGGTTTTAAAAGGGTTTGCGCTTAAGTTGACACCAATGCACAGATATGCGCCCCTACTCCATCTGCATTCATCTCACAAAATCGCGTTTTTCCCCTCTGATTTATACAGCGATCGATGAAGGGTTCTCCGCTTGGCTAATTCTTTACCTTTGCGACCGAGTTGCTCACGTAGTTGCTGGTCTTTACACAACCGATTGAAAGCTTGAAAAACTTCATAACCAGAATTGGGATTAACCAGTATCCCATTTTCTTCATGCTGAACTGTGTCTAGAACACCGCCTAAGCGAGGGGCAATTACAGGCTTGCCGAAGTAACTTGCTTCTAAATAAACCATACCAAAACCCTCCATACTATTAGCTTTAGTATCCGATAAAGTCAGCATCGCAAATATGTCGCAAGCTGCATAATAACCTGCTAATTCTCGCTCTGGCACATATCCGGCAAAGTGGACTCGCTTATCTACCCGCAACCGATGCGCCAGAGATTTCAGTTCCGATTCACTTGGCCCTTGACCGCAGAGTATATAGTGGACATCGACCCCAAAAGTTAGCAATAGTGGGATGTTATCAATTACTCGGTCGAAACCTTTATGTTTTACTAGCCTTCCGATGGAAAGAATAACTATTGTTGATTCGGGAATGTTGTAAGTCTGACGCACACGAACACGTAAATCATCAAGGCTACTGGGACTCGCTACATTATTACCAAATTTTTCTGGTCTGATTATTGGATTAATCACGTGGGTAGGAGTATCTAATCGGAAAGCAGTTCTGAGGTAGTCCCTTGTATAAGAACTGTTACAAACAATGCCTTCGGCTCGTTTGAGTGTTAGTTTAAAGAGCGATCGCAGCACGGGATTGTGTAATACACAAAGAAGATCATTACCGTGCAGATAGATAAAAAAGCGAATCGGTAGCAAATAGCTCAATAGCAACAGTGAAGGAAAGTCATAGCCGTGACCCCACTCTATATAACGGTAGTGATAGCGAAAATAAAGTTTGATTGCTAGTACAAATGAGCAGAGGATATTGACCAAAGGCTTCAGGATACTCCCCACAAAGCCACTACGCCAGTATCTAGGGTAAAACCAGCGATACACGGGAAACTGTTGACCTTGATCAAATACTTGATCTCCTGAGCAACTAGCCGCCAGCACAATAACTCGTTCTGGATCTTGGAGACAGCGATTGTAGATATATTCCCCAATTACAGCTTCTTTCGGTAGGAAGATCCTGGATATGACTAGGATATCTGGGTATGCAGCTTTGTCTCTGATTTCGGCTGTTAGTTGAGAAATATGTTCCATAACAAAGTTGATGACTATATTTCAAATAATTTTTAATTTATTTACAATTAGGATTATTTTCAAAGCCCTAATTATTATTTTATTTCTTTTAAAACGAATGTGGTAGACAAATTGGAAGCCGATTTTACAAGATTAGCCAGGAAGATTATTTTTTTATTGTGTTGATTTTATTTTTGCTGCAAATTTCTCACTACTTGAGAGTTTATGTGCAGAATGAACAATAAATAGAAACTAGCACTTATAGCCAAATTGCTCAGTAAACAACTGTTGCGAAAATTACGAAATTTAGCTCTGTTCAATAGAATATCTTGAATCCTCTGGACTGTTGTGCCAAAATGCCAAAAACTTAGATAAGTATTTGATAGCTATTTAAAATCTGGCTGCGCTTACTGATGGGCATCACGGACACTTGCTAGCCTACAGCGTATACGTAAATTAAAAGCCGCCAGATGTAGTAAATGCTTTTGATAATTTAAAAATATCCACCCGGGTTGGGATAAAATTAAGTAGGGTGAAGTATTAAAAAATTAGTCAAAATAATTCTGTATAATCCAAAACTATAGTCTGAAAGTGCTAGTCCAAGACGTAGCAACAATTGCCCGTAGGCGTAGCCCGTCGTAGACATCGCAAATTTATGTGATGATGAAGAAGTCTTAAGGTACGGTTCCCCAGTCGAGAAATCCCCCCTGCGATCGCTGCCTACCCAAAATAAGACGCGGTAAATTGAATATGTAGCCTCTAAAAGTGAATGCTACAAAGCTTGCTTGTTACGGGCTAGCGTAAGCAACATACCGCAACACTCCTAAGAGCATGGGGATAAATCATAAAAAATTCCGTTTTCCAAGCGATTGTATTATGCGTAAAAAACTACAACAAACCATCAAACCGCTGTTAAAAACCTTCTTAGCCCTAGTCCTGGTGTTATCTTTGGCTCTTAGTCACGCCGATGGCGCATTAGCGGCCCGTAGTGGGGGTCGGATCGGTGGTGGCTCCTTTAGAGCGCCTTCCAGCCGCACCTATACACCGCGCACCTATGCACCTCCTGGCGGGGGCGGATACTATCCTGGTGGTGGTTTTGGTGGTGGTTTTGGTGGTGGCTTTGGCTTTCCCTTCCTACTTCCCTTCTGGGGTATTGGGGGAGGATTTGGTGGTCTATTTGGCATCTTAATTTTCTTTGCGCTCGCTAATTTCTTATTGCAAACTTTCCGCCGCGTCTCTAGCGGTGAAACTCCAGAAGCAGATTACAGCAGTAACTCTCCTGTTTCTGTAACTCGTTTGCAAGTAGGTTTGTTAGCTCAAGCCCGTGAATTGCAAAATGAACTCAACCACATTGCTGAAACTGCTGATACTAACACCCCAGAGGGGAGAGCAGAAGTTGTGCAAGAAGCCAGCCTAGCTTTACTCCGCCATCCCGAATACTTTGTATATGCAGGTGGAGGCACTCAACAAGCCAGTTTAAATTCGGCTGAAGGTCAGTTCAATCGGCTGTCACTGGCAGAACGCAGCAAGTTTAGCGAAGAAACTCTTTCTAATGTCAACAACCAGCTAAAAGCAGCCCTTGCCAAAGATGCTTTACCCCCGGCTGGTGAACTCGACAACCCCACCCGTCTATTTACCGAAGGCGCTGGAGAATACATTATCGTCACCTTACTGGCGGCGACATTAGGCAAGTTTGAAATTCCCACAGCGATTAACAGTGCTGATGATTTGCGTCAAGCTTTGCGCCAAATTGGTAGTATCCCTAGCGAAAAACTTCTGGCAATTGAAGTTCTTTGGACTCCGCAAGCGGAAAATGATACGCTGACATCTGATGATGTATTGGCAAATTATCCTGATTTGAGACTTGTTTAATCTCTAAAAAATTTCCTGCTTTAGTGCTAAGAAAAAACTTTGCATCTTGGTGCAACAAATAAGTTCCCCGTTGAGGGCAGTAACTAGAAAACCGTTTGTCAATGACAAGCGGTTTTTTGTAGAGGTTAGATATACTTAACTATATTTTAGAAAAATTATTCCTAGTCAAAACTCTGGTAGTGTAGTATTATAAAAAATGCATCATACGCAAAGCCTTGTCTTATGCCTAGTGTTGAACCCGACATAAACCGAGAGCATCGTATTCAAACAGAGATAATTGTAGATGCTGAAGACAAAGAAGACCGGGCCATGGGTTGGTACTACTACCTGGAAGAGGCTCTGAATTTTCCCTTTCTGGCTAAATGGACTAAGAAGGGACGCAAATCAGCTGCTGAGGAGAAACAAGTCGAAGTGCTGGGAATGGCCCCAGATGATGAGTGCTTAAAAGATATGTTTGTAGAAGTTGCTTACATTAATGGTAAGGATGAAGATGTATATTCTGCAAAGTTATCTGAAATAGCAGCGATTGATGCTGACAGCCAAACTCAAGAAGCGATCGCAGACTGGCTCTATTGGATTGCCAGAGGTTATAAGTTTTAAATCTCTAGGATAAATACCGAATGACGCGGCAGGGATTGCCAGCAGTCTCCGACTGGGAATGCCTAATGAGAGGCTCCGCCTCAAGACTACCGGCAGAGCCGCAATGAAAGAGCATTTCCAGCCTCTGGCTGGAAACGAGGTTTTAAAAGGGTTTACGCTTAAGTTGACACGCATGAGTAATGCTGTGCCCTTACGATCACCTGTATTTGTCGCAAGCGAGAACTGCTATAGTTGTAAAGAAAATCAGAGTAATTTGATGGAAGTGGCAGCAGAAAGGACTAATTAACTAAATATGGCATAAGTAGCTTTTCCCTGCCGTTTAGCTCGGTACATAGCAATATCAGCATCCCGTAACATATTTGCAGGTTCCTCATAATTACTAAGATTCCAAGCAATACCAATGCTAGCTGTAGTAGATAATTGATATCCATTCAGGTTAAGTGGCAATAGTAAGGAGTCTTGAATACGTTTGGCAGCATTGGTGGCGTCGGTAATGTCTTTAATATCCTCTAAAAGAACAGTAAACTCGTCACCACCAAATCGTGCTACAGTATCGCCACCGCGTAAACACGACTCTAAGCGTCGAGCGATCGCTACTAAAAAATCATCCCCTATTCCATGCCCAAAGCGATCGTTAATCTCCTTGAAGGCATCTAAATCCAAAAATAAAACTGCAAAATAATAATCGCTTCTGCGTTTGCTACGTTCAATTGCTTGTCTGAGCCTATCTACGAATAAAACACGATTCGGTAATGCTGTCAGCCCATCATAAAACGCATTGCGGATCAGTTGCGCCTCTCTCTGCTTGCGTTTGGTGATGTCTTGAAAAACCAAAACCGCGCCAGTAATATTGCCATTCTGATCACGGATGAGTGAAACATTATCTTCAATCGCTATTTCTTTGCCATCTTTGGTAATCAGTGTACAGTTTTCTGGGAGATTCAAAACTTCACCTGTTTCGATTACATATCTGGCTAAATTTTCAATTGTTTTTCCTACATCTTTGTCAACTAAGTTAACGACTTGTACTAAATCTTTACCGAACACTTCACTTTGCTTCCAGCCAGTGATTAGTTCTGCTATGGGATTCATCATTTGAATACAACCATTTGCATCTGTCACAATCACTGCACAGCCCATACTGTTAATAATTGCCACTACCCTCTGTTTTTCTTCGTATAATATGTTTTTGCTCTGATGTTTGTGCAGAGCCGTTTCAATCGCAAAATGTAAATCACTTTCAAGAAATGGTTTGACTATGTAGCTAAAAGGCTCACTTAGCTGATTTTTATGTAATCCTTTATATTCTGAATCCCCTGTTAGATACACTACAGGCACATGGAAGTGATTCTGGATAATATCCGCTACGTGTAGACCGTCAACTTCCCCAGCTAGGCAGATATCAATTAATACTAAATGTGGATCAGTTTCTGCTACCTTTTTTATTGCATCTTCACCAGACTTATTTATTTCTGAAACAGAATAACCCAGTTTTTGTAAACTTTTTCTAATATTTGAGGCGAAAATTTTTTCATCCTCAACAACTAGGATTTTGTGGGCCAACATCTTACAATAACCTGTTTGCTAAGGTTCAGATTTGTGTTGTCAGTGTCAACTCGATCTAAAAGTTATTATCTTATCATAAACAATCTGTAACTACCTGTCTTCATATAAATACTGACAAATTAGCAAATAACATGTTATTAACCCACCATAA from Nostoc sp. UHCC 0926 includes these protein-coding regions:
- a CDS encoding glycosyltransferase family 4 protein, producing MEHISQLTAEIRDKAAYPDILVISRIFLPKEAVIGEYIYNRCLQDPERVIVLAASCSGDQVFDQGQQFPVYRWFYPRYWRSGFVGSILKPLVNILCSFVLAIKLYFRYHYRYIEWGHGYDFPSLLLLSYLLPIRFFIYLHGNDLLCVLHNPVLRSLFKLTLKRAEGIVCNSSYTRDYLRTAFRLDTPTHVINPIIRPEKFGNNVASPSSLDDLRVRVRQTYNIPESTIVILSIGRLVKHKGFDRVIDNIPLLLTFGVDVHYILCGQGPSESELKSLAHRLRVDKRVHFAGYVPERELAGYYAACDIFAMLTLSDTKANSMEGFGMVYLEASYFGKPVIAPRLGGVLDTVQHEENGILVNPNSGYEVFQAFNRLCKDQQLREQLGRKGKELAKRRTLHRSLYKSEGKNAIL
- a CDS encoding thiamine phosphate synthase is translated as MVTRIYDNSHFDESTNGVVVMVEPYSQKEQIQQVVYRILDANLDRAREGLRIIEEWCRFGLNNAQLAFECKRLRQEVAKLHTPELRAARDTPGDPGTELTHPQEEQRASIKSVLQANFCRIEEALRVLEEYGKLYHPTMAKACKQMRYQVYTLESSLMGHQRHQLLWRSRLYLVTSPSENLLNNVEAALKGGLTLLQYRDKTADDSLRLEQARKLRQLCHIYGALFIVNDRVDLALAVDADGVHLGQQDMPIAVARQLLGSQRLIGLSTTNKEEMQGAIAEAVDYIGVGPVYETPTKVGKAATSLEYVSYAAKNCSIPWFAIGGIDANNVNDVIDAGAERVAVVRSVMQAEQPTLVTQYFLSQLNRIKPEPL
- the thiS gene encoding sulfur carrier protein ThiS — translated: MSNEITVQVNGETHSCSFQTSLPDLLQQLGFNPRLVAVEYNGEILHRQFWPQTKVQPGDRLEVVTIVGGG
- a CDS encoding GGDEF domain-containing response regulator, with the protein product MLAHKILVVEDEKIFASNIRKSLQKLGYSVSEINKSGEDAIKKVAETDPHLVLIDICLAGEVDGLHVADIIQNHFHVPVVYLTGDSEYKGLHKNQLSEPFSYIVKPFLESDLHFAIETALHKHQSKNILYEEKQRVVAIINSMGCAVIVTDANGCIQMMNPIAELITGWKQSEVFGKDLVQVVNLVDKDVGKTIENLARYVIETGEVLNLPENCTLITKDGKEIAIEDNVSLIRDQNGNITGAVLVFQDITKRKQREAQLIRNAFYDGLTALPNRVLFVDRLRQAIERSKRRSDYYFAVLFLDLDAFKEINDRFGHGIGDDFLVAIARRLESCLRGGDTVARFGGDEFTVLLEDIKDITDATNAAKRIQDSLLLPLNLNGYQLSTTASIGIAWNLSNYEEPANMLRDADIAMYRAKRQGKATYAIFS
- a CDS encoding calcium-binding protein, whose amino-acid sequence is MPSVEPDINREHRIQTEIIVDAEDKEDRAMGWYYYLEEALNFPFLAKWTKKGRKSAAEEKQVEVLGMAPDDECLKDMFVEVAYINGKDEDVYSAKLSEIAAIDADSQTQEAIADWLYWIARGYKF
- a CDS encoding DUF1517 domain-containing protein — translated: MRKKLQQTIKPLLKTFLALVLVLSLALSHADGALAARSGGRIGGGSFRAPSSRTYTPRTYAPPGGGGYYPGGGFGGGFGGGFGFPFLLPFWGIGGGFGGLFGILIFFALANFLLQTFRRVSSGETPEADYSSNSPVSVTRLQVGLLAQARELQNELNHIAETADTNTPEGRAEVVQEASLALLRHPEYFVYAGGGTQQASLNSAEGQFNRLSLAERSKFSEETLSNVNNQLKAALAKDALPPAGELDNPTRLFTEGAGEYIIVTLLAATLGKFEIPTAINSADDLRQALRQIGSIPSEKLLAIEVLWTPQAENDTLTSDDVLANYPDLRLV